The genomic window CCGAACGCAGCGCTGCTGCCAAGGGCTGATGCCATGCGCCGCTTGTATGTATTGAGCAGCATCACCTGGGGTGTCGTGGAGCTGCTGGCCCTGCAGCGTTCGCGCTTGCAGGCGTGGAGGCAGAGAAGTTAGTAAGAACGGGCTGTAGCCCCCGATTTTGCTAGATGTATTGCTATCGTTTGAATAGCTAATACGTTGCGTCCATACTACGGCCGCAACGTATCCAGGAAGCTGGCGTATTGCTGCGCCGTGGCGCTGGGCGCCTCCATCATCGGCAAGTGCCCCACGCCGGCCAGCACTTCAATCTGCGGGTTCTTCAGGCGGTTGCGCAGCAACTCGGCGCCGGATGCATCAAAAACCTGGTCCTGGCCACCCCACAAAACCAGCGTGGGCTGCTGCAGCCCGGTGATGCGACCGTCCAGCAGGTAGCGGTCTTTCAGCTGCGCATTCCACAGGCGCATATTCGAGTCGGCGTTGCGCAATGCCGCCTGCTCGGTGGCCTGCAGGATGGGGTAGGGCAGAAAAGGCTGTTTGGCGAACACCAGATCCATCATCTGCGCAAACTCGGCCGTGTTGTGTGCGATCAGGGGCGCCTTGCCCGCATCGATCAATCCGTCCATGCGGCTGGGCTGTGGCGAGCGTATGCCGTGTGGTGCACCAATCAAGGCCACGCTGGCCACGCGCTCCGGGTGGGCAACGGCAAACAGCACGGCGATGGTTCCGCCCATGGAATTGCCGGCCAGGTGCACGCGGCGCACACCCAGGGCATCCAGCAGGTTTTTGAGGCGGTCGGTCTGCGCCGCATAGTCGTAGGTCTGGTCAGGCAGGCGGCCACTCTCACCAAAGCCGGGCAGGTCGGGCGCGATGATGCGGTAACGGCCGGTGAGCGGGCGTGCAAAGTCTACCCAGTGGTCTTTCTCCGCAAAAATGCCGTGCAGCAGGACCAGGGGCTCTTTGCCAGCGTCGCCCACGCCGCCCTCCAGGTAATGCACGGCATGCGGTCCCACGGTGATGGTTTTCTCCGACAGACCGGACAGGGCCCGGTTCACATCCAGCAGCGGCTGGGTGAAGTGCTGCGGCAGGCTGTAGTAGGCCACGGCCAGCGGGGACAATACAAACAACAAGACGATGGTCAAACCAAGGGCAAAACGTTTCAAAACAAATCTCCGGGCTAAGGTGTCGATCAAACAGACGGACCAAGGCTACGCGAACCATCCCCAGAAAACTTGTATGTTTAGGCTATGTGTGCAACACCCACCAACACCCTGACCCTGGGCGCCAACCGTGCGCTGTACCAGGGCGAGCTGCCGGCCACCGGCTGGCACCGCCATGCGTCACCCGTGCTGCTGATGGGTTTGTCGGGTCGTTTTGCGCTGCACCTGCCCCCAAACGGTTTAGGCGGAAGTTGCGTTGTGCAGACCTGCCACAGTGCCCTGGTCGATACCGGTGTGGAGCATGTATTTGACCCTTGTGGTGAGCAGGTGGTGACCATGTACCTGGAGCCTGACTCGCCCGAGGCCCGCAGCCTGCGCCCGCACTTTGCGGCGCAGGGTGGCGTGATTTTTGACCCGGCAGTGGCGGTGCAGTCGCGCAGCAGCATGGACGCCTATTTGCGCAGCTTCGACCTGCCGTCGCTGTTGCAGCTGGATTGCCCGGCGATGGCCCCGCTGGACAGCCGCGTGGCCCGCAGCCTGCTGGTCCTGCGCCAAACCGGTGGGCTTGTTGCGGGGCGCGACGCGGCAGCGGCCATGGCCCACCTGTCGGCATCCCGTTTCAACCACCTGTTCCGTGCCGAGATGGGTGTCAGCTTTCGCAGCTACCGGGTCTGGTCGCAGGTGCGTGCGGCCATGGTGGCGCTGGCTGCCAACCCCACACTGACACATGCTGCGCTGGATGCGGGTTTTGTGGATTCATCCCACTTCAGCCGCATGTTCCGCCAGACCTTTGGCATGACGCCGTCCAGCGTGCTCAAGCCCCTGAAAGAGATTGCGCGGATTTAGTCGGGTGCGCTGCCGCGCAGACATGCGCTTCATCCATAATCAAAATCCGTACTCCCTAACACCCTCGGTATCTCCATGCCCCCACGCTGGCTCGCCACCCTGCAGCAGGCACACCGGTGTTTTCAATGCCGCCTGTGGTTGCTGTTGTGTGCCAGCGTGTTGTTGGCCACGCAAGCCCTGGCGGGCGAACGTGCGCTGGACACCAGCCGCATGGACAACCGCCCGGTCTCGTTGACGGAGTATTTTGCGGTGCTGGAAGACCCTGGCAAGGCGCTGGGTGTGCAGGATGTGCAAAGGCCCGGTGTCGCCAGCCGTTTTACCGGTGGCACGGCATCGGGTGAATCACTGAATATTTCTTATACCGCGTCGGCCATCTGGTTGCGCCTGCATCTGCAGAACACCAGCGCCGCCCCGCTGGTGCGCATGCTGGAGATTGCCAACCCGCTGCTGGCCGAACTGACGCTGTACCAGCCGGTAGACGGCCGGGGCTACCAGGCCCTGGAGACGGGTTATGCGCTGCCTTTTGCTGCACGCCCCCACGCCAGCCGGTTTTTTGTGTTGCCCATTGCGCTGCCGGCCCATGCTGACCAGGCGCTGTACCTGCGGGTTGCCACACCCAATGCCATGATCCTGCCCGCCAAGCTGTGGGAGCCACAGGCCTTCCACGCGCATGAGCGGTCCGACTATGTCTTCCAGGCCCTGTACTTTGGTGCCGCCCTGGCCATCATCCTGTACAACCTGATGCTGTTTGTGGCCCTGCGGGATACCAGTTACCTGTTGTACGTGGTGTCAGCCGCCTTCAGCGCACTCACGGTGGCCGCCTTTGTGGGCGTGGGCACGGAATACATTTGGGGCGACCGCCCGCAGATCACCATGTTGGCGACCAATGTGTCGCTGGCCATTGCGCTGACGGCCTTCCTGTTGTTTACCCGGCGCATGTTGTTCACTGCCGAACGTGTGCCCCGGTTGGACCAGCTGTTGAAGCTGTTTGTGCTGGTCAACATCGCGTTTTGCGGCCTGCTGGTGCTGTGGTTTGGGCACTTTGCGCGCCTGTTTGTCATCAACTACGCCCTGACTGCCGTGCTGCTGCTGGTCACCGGCACGGTGTGCGCCTTCAAACGCGAGCGTAGCGCGTATTACTTCATGGCAGCTTTTGTGGTGGTGCTGCTGGCGCTGGCCATGTTGTCCATGCGGCAACTGGGCATTTTGCCCACCAATGCCTTGACGACATCGGGTGCGCAGATCGGCTCGGCGCTGGAGATGCTGCTGTTGTCCTTTGCGCTGGCAGACCGCTACAACGTGATTCGCCGCGAGAAGGAAGCCGCGCAGCAGCGCCTGGTGGAAAACCTGCGCACCTCCGAGGCCAACCTGGAAGAGCGGGTGGCCGAGCGCACCCAGGCGCTGCAAGTCCTTAACCAGCGCCTGGAGGCCTTGAGCACCACCGACGGGCTGACCGGCATCGCCAACCGCCGCCAGTTTGACAAACTGCTGGCCAATGAATGGCTGCGTTGCACACGCCTGGCCCAGCCCCTTGCGCTGGCCATGGTAGACATTGACTGGTTCAAGAAATACAACGACTGTTATGGTCACCAGGCGGGTGACGAATGCCTGCGCAATTTCTCGCGCATCCTGGCCGCCACGGTGTGCCGCAGCGGCGATATGGTGGCCCGGTATGGTGGTGAAGAGTTTGTGTTTTTCGCCCCAGCCACCGATGCCGAAGGGGCCTTGAACATGGCGCAGAAAGTCTGTGAAGAATTGCAGGCCGCGGCGTTGCCCCACGCGTTTTCCATCTTTGGCATCGTGACGGCCAGCATCGGTGTGGCCGTCATGGTGCCGCGCGAAGGCCAAGACCCCAGCGCGCTGATCCAGGCTGCAGACGCATCGCTGTACCTGGCCAAGACCCAGGGCCGCAACCGTGCGGTGTTGGCGGCCATGGTGGCCTAACGGCCCAAACGGTGGCCGACCTGGCGGTGCCGTTTTACCGGTTTTGCGTTTGCCCCACGGCTACACCACGTAAAAATTCCAACAAACTGGGGTCCACCGGGAGGCCGGCGGCAATGGCCAGTGCCTGCTGCACATCGCGCTGCGATCCCATTTCGTTTTGCAGTTGGCTGGCCTGCAGGTGCCAGTGTTTGGCACGCCGCTGGGGCAGCAGCGGGCGCAAGGCCTCTATGCCATAGCGCAGGCGCTTGGCCAGGATGCGCGTGCGGTGGGCGCTGTCGGCATCGGTAGTTCGGGCCAAAGCGGCTTTCAATTGGCTGTGCCAATGCCGGATGTGTTGCCGGGCCCAGTCTTGCAGGCTGTTTTTGGGGTCGACCACGGCGTCCTGCGCCAGCTGCGCCAGGTCACTTTCGAGCCATTGGGTGAGCGCCAGCAGGGCTGCGCCGGTCTGGGGTTGACTCAGCGCGTGGTGCAGCCTGTCGCGTTGCTGGTCTGCGGCATGTGCCAGGGCCTGTTCCATGGCGCGCCAATGGCCCTGGCGTGTTCGGTCACCGTCGGTGTAGGCATTGGCCAGCATGGGCAGCGTTTCCAGGCTGGCCACTTCCAGGTCGCGCAGGGCGCCAAGTGCATCCAGCAGGGGGCGCAGGGATTGCAGCTCGGGCGGTGTGCTGGCATGGGTGAATGCCTGGAACAGTTTCAGGCTGGTTTTGAAACGCCGCCAGCCAACACGGGCCTGGTGCACCAGCTCGGGGTCGTCCGCATGCTGCAGGTTGTTCAGGTTGGTCGTGAAATGGGAGAACGCCTCACGCAGCACGTGCAGTGCCGCCACGGGCGTGGCCATGTCTGTGGTCAGCACAGGGGGCTTGGCCTGCCGGGGCGCATGCGATGGATTGGTTGGCAAGGCCAGCTTGGGTTGAATGTCCATGGAAAACAGCCTTCTATGGTGTGGATTGTGCTATTACTTGTATAGCGACATCCTTAGACTATTCGGGGGCTACAGCCATATTTTGCTTAAAAGACCCAGCGTAGGCTACCGTCCCATGTGGGTGTGTACCACCGTTTGGACATTCCATTCTATGGACTAGACATGACGCGCCCATGGCCCCAAGGCAAGTTTTTTCGCGTGCGCCATGTCACACAACTGCCATCGAACTGACGTGAACCCGTCACTTCGGGCTCTCACAATCGCCGCACAACAAGCACGATGGAGAGCAGCAAATGGGAAAACATCTGGATGCAGCCGTAGAGTTTGGCAAGTCGCTTGCGACGTCTGCCAGCCGCCCGACCCATGACTTTGAGCAGCAGTGCCTGCGCATCCTGCGCTGTACGGCGCAGGCGCTGGCCAATAGCCCCGGTGGACTGCGCTTCAAGGCCGGTACCCAGCCTTGGCTGGATGCGCTGACCGAGCGACGTGCCAATGTGCACCTGAGCATGCAACAAGGGAGCTGAATATGGCAGACAACTTTGGCATCAACATGGCCCAAGCTGCTGCAGCCTCCCGCGAATCCACTGGCGCGCTGGGTATCCAGCGCCCAGAGGGTGTGCAAATGGCGCCGTCCCAGCCGCTGGCGATCAAGGTCTTCTGGGCCCAGCACCTGGACGAAGTGCGCGCCGCCCAGCGCCTGCGTTACGACATCTTTGCCGGTGAAATGGGCGCCCGCCTCAGCACCACACTGCCGGGCCACGACATCGATCTGTTTGACAACTTCTGTGAACACCTGTTGGTGTGTGACGAGATCACCGGCCAGGTCATCGGCACCTACCGCGTGTTGACGCCGGTGCAGGCCCAGCGTGTGGGCAGCACCTACAGCGATACCGAATTTGATTTGACCCGTCTGCGGTCCCTGCGTGAGCGCATGGTGGAGCTGGGCCGCAGCTGTGTGCACAAGGACTTCCGCCACGGCGGCGTGATCATGGCGCTGTGGGGTGCCTTGGGCGCCTTCATGGTGCGTAACCAGTTGGACACCATGATCGGCTGCGCCAGTATTCCCATGCTGCACAACGGCGTGGTCAGTGGTGACCTGGCGGCCAGCATCTGGCGCAAGGTGGCCGCCACCCACCTGGCACCGATTGAATACCATGTGCGGCCCCGTCTGCCGCTGCCGATCGAACAGCTAGACGCGTCGCTGGATGTGGAGCCTCCTGCGCTGATCAAGGGGTATCTGCGCCTGGGCTCCAAGGTGCTGGGCCCCCCGGCCTGGGACCCAGACTTCAACTCGGCCGACCTGCCCATGCTGATGCGGCTGGAAGACCTGCCCGCGCGGTACCGCAAACACTTTCTGGGGGCCTGATGCGCGCCGGCCCCGACGCCTTTGCCCCGCTGATGCAGGGCATGTTCGCCGGTGCACATTCCGACAGAAAGGACGACGATGACGACGACAAACCGGGCCGCCGCTACCGCGCCATTTTTGTCTCCGACATCCACTTGGGCACCGCGGGCTGCCAGGCCCAGGCGCTGCTGGGTTTCTTGAAGGCCCACCCCAGCGACACGCTGTACCTGGTGGGCGATATTGTGGACGGCTGGCAGCTGCGCCGGCGCTGGTACTGGCCGCAGTCGCACAACGACGTGGTGCAAAAGCTATTACGCCGGGCACGCAAGGGCTGCAAGGTCATTTTTATCCCCGGCAACCACGACGAGTTTGCACGTGGCTTTTTGGGCCATGAGTTTGGTGGCATTGAAGTGCGCGAAGATGCGGTGCACACCACGGCCGATGGCCGGCGCCTGTGGATCACCCACGGGGATTACTTTGACGGCGTGATCCAGTGTGCCAAATGGCTGGCCTTTTTGGGTGACAACCTTTACGAGTTCACGCTCAGACTGAACCGACACCTCAACAACCTGCGCGGGCGTATGGGGCTGCCCTACTGGTCGCTCTCGGCCTATCTGAAGCAGAAGGTCAAGACTGCGCTGAACTACGTGACCGACTTTGAGGTGGCGGTGGCCAATGCCGCGCGTTCACTGGGCCATGACGGCGTGGTGTGTGGCCATATCCACCGGGCAGAGATGCGCGACATCAACGGCATCTTGTACTGCAACGACGGCGACTGGGTGGAAAGCCGCAGTGCCCTGGTCGAGCACATGGATGGTCGCCTGGAGCTCATTTATTGGAACGCAGAACAGACCAGCACGGCGCTGGTGCATAGCGCTCAGGAGGTAGCCGCATGAAGTTGGCACTGGTAACGGATGCCTGGCAACCCCAGGTCAATGGTGTGGTGACCACGCTGGTGGAGCTGGTGCGCGAGATGGAGGTATTGGGCCACCAGGTGGAGGTGATACACCCCGGTCTGTTTGACACCCGGCCTTGCCCGGGGTACGCCGGTATCGACCTGGCCGTGCGGCCCGCCAAGGCCTTGGCACGCCGTCTGGACGCCATTGGCGCCGATGTGATCCACTTGGCCACCGAAGGCCCACTGGGTTGGGCGGCACGGCGCTACTGCCTGCGCCGCGGCCTGTCGTTCACCACGGCCTTCCATACCCGATTCCCCGAAATTTTGAAGGCGGCCATCGGCTTGCCGCTGTGGATCGGTTACGCGTTGTTTCGCCACTTCCACCGGCCGTCCTCTGGCGTTCTGGTGCCTACCGACAACGTGTTGCGCATGCTGCAGGCGCGCGGCTTTCGCAACCTGCGCAACTGGACACATGGTGTGGATGTGCGGCTGTTCCAGTACCAGGAAGAGCCCCAGGTCTATGCGCCGCTGGGGGTGTTGGCACGGCCGGTGTCCCTGTATGTGGGTAGGGTGTCGTACGAGAAAAACATTGAAGCGTTTCTGCGCCTGGATGTACCCGGCACCAAGGTGGTGTGTGGGGTAGGGCCCTTGGAGGCCAACCTGCGCGAACGCTATCCCCATGTCCGCTGGTTGGGCGTGTTGCCCCGCGGCGTGCTGGCCCAGGTCTATGCCGCGGCCGATGTGTTTGTCATGCCCAGCCGCTCCGAAACCTTTGGCCTGGTCATGCTGGAGGCAATGGCCTGTGGCACACCCGTGGCCGCTTACCCGGTGGATGGTCCGCTGGAAGTGGTAGGTGAGCCCGCCTGCGGAGGCGCCCTACACGCCGACCTGGCCAGCGCCTGGTACCAGGCGCTGAGCATTCCACGGCATGCGGCGCGGGCACGGGCGCAGGCCTTCAGTTGGGTCCACGCATCCCATCTGTTTGTGGGGCATCTGGTGCCGGCCCATCACGATGCACCAGGGGGTAAGGAACTTCCCGTTCACACAACTGTCACACAACTGTCATCCCGTTCGTAAACAATTCTTCACTGTTGTGTCATAGTGAAGATCCTTTCTATGTTGCCCTTTTTGCGCAGGTCCCCGTTGCACGCCACTGACAAGCCCTCAAACAAGGCCCCGGATCTACTGGACCGAGACCACAGCATCCTGGCGTTTAACGAGCGTGTGCTGGACTGGGCGGTGCGCAGCGATGTGCCCTTGCTGGAGCGTCTGCGCTACCTGTGCATCGTGTCGTCCAACCTGGACGAGTTTTTTGAAGTGCGGGCCGAGCCCCATGTGATTGCCATGCAGGCCGGTGACCGCAAAGGGCAGTTTTCGGTCGCGTCGTTTGAACGATTGGCCGCATCCCTGCATGACATGGTGGCGCGGCAGTATGCGCTCTACAACGAAGAGCTGCTGCCAGCCTTTGAGCGCTTGGGCATCAAAATTGTGTCGCACGGCGACCGCAATCCGGCACAGCGCCAATGGGTCAAACAGTATTTTGAGCGTGAAGTGCGCCCTTTGCTGATACCGGTGGGCCTGGACCCCTCCCATCCGTTCCCCCAGGTAGCCAACAAGTCGCTGAACTTTATTGTGCGATTGGGTGGCCCAGACGCCTTTGGGCGTGAAAACGAAATCGCCATCGTCAAGGTGCCGCGGGTTTTGCCCCGTATCGTGCGTATGCCGGCCAAGGTGTCGGGTACACGCACCTTGTTTGTATCTCTGTCCAGCGTGATCCGCGCGCATTTGTCCGAGCTGTTTGTAGGGCGCCACGTGGGCCAGTTTTCCCAGTTCCGCGTCACGCGGCATTCAGACTTGGCGGTGGACGAGGACGATGTGCAAAACCTGCGCATGGCCCTGCGCCAGGGCCTGGTGCACCGCCACTATGGGCAGGCTGTGCGGCTGGAGGTGTCGGCAGGGTGTTCGGAATACCTGTCCGACTTTTTGCTGCAGCAATTTGACCTGCCGGCAGGGGCTTTGTATCGCGTGCACGGCCCGGTGAATCTGGTGCGGCTGACCCAGTTGATTGATTTGGTGGACCGGCCGGACCTGTGTTTCCCTCCTTACAAGGCCTCGTACCCGGCGCGCATGCATTCCAACCTGTCGGTGTTTGACCAGCTCAAGCAGGGTGACATCCTGATCCACCAGCCCTTCGAGAGTTTTGATGCGGTGCTGGAGTTTCTGCGTCAGGCGGTGAGCGATCCACAGGTGTTGGCCATCAAGCAGACGATTTACCGCACCGGCCCCAACTCCGAACTGATGGATTTGCTGCGCGAGGCCGTGCGCAAGGGTAAAGAAGTGACGGTGGTCGTGGAGCTCAAGGCCCGCTTCGACGAAGAGGCCAATATCAATTGGGCCGAGATGCTGGAGTCCATCGGTGCACAGGTGTTGTACGGGGTGGTGGGCCTCAAGACCCACGCCAAGATGATGCTGATCACCCGGCGCGAGGGCAAGGCACTCAAGCGGTACGGCCATTTGTCCACCGGCAACTACAACCCCCGCACCGCCCGCCTGTACACCGATGTAAGCCACATCACGGCCGACCCGGCGCTGACCACCGACATGGAGCATGTGTTTGTGCACCTGGCCAGCCAGAGTAAGTTGCCGCCCCTGCGCAAGCTGTGGTTCGCGCCGTTTTACCTGCACCGCAAGCTGATAGACCGCATCGACACGCTGGGCGCGGCAGCCGCCCGTGGCATGGAGGCACGCATCGTCGTCAAGATGAATTCGCTGACGGATGAGGCACTGATCCGCAGCCTGATGCGCGCGGGCAGTAATGGGGTCAAGATCGACCTAATTGTGCGCGGGGCCTGCATGTTGCCGGCGCAGGTTCCGGGCCATACAGAAAACATCCGTGTGCGCTCCATCATTGGCCGCTTTCTGGAGCATTCGCGGGTGTTCTATTTCCGGGAAGGCGACGTGGAAGATCTCTACCTTTCCAGTGCTGACTGGATGAACCGCAACATGGTCCGCAGGGTTGAGTTGGCCTGGCCGGTGACCGACCCGGTGCAGCGCCAGCGCATTGTGGA from Rhodoferax sp. AJA081-3 includes these protein-coding regions:
- a CDS encoding alpha/beta fold hydrolase, with the translated sequence MKRFALGLTIVLLFVLSPLAVAYYSLPQHFTQPLLDVNRALSGLSEKTITVGPHAVHYLEGGVGDAGKEPLVLLHGIFAEKDHWVDFARPLTGRYRIIAPDLPGFGESGRLPDQTYDYAAQTDRLKNLLDALGVRRVHLAGNSMGGTIAVLFAVAHPERVASVALIGAPHGIRSPQPSRMDGLIDAGKAPLIAHNTAEFAQMMDLVFAKQPFLPYPILQATEQAALRNADSNMRLWNAQLKDRYLLDGRITGLQQPTLVLWGGQDQVFDASGAELLRNRLKNPQIEVLAGVGHLPMMEAPSATAQQYASFLDTLRP
- a CDS encoding helix-turn-helix domain-containing protein, with product MCATPTNTLTLGANRALYQGELPATGWHRHASPVLLMGLSGRFALHLPPNGLGGSCVVQTCHSALVDTGVEHVFDPCGEQVVTMYLEPDSPEARSLRPHFAAQGGVIFDPAVAVQSRSSMDAYLRSFDLPSLLQLDCPAMAPLDSRVARSLLVLRQTGGLVAGRDAAAAMAHLSASRFNHLFRAEMGVSFRSYRVWSQVRAAMVALAANPTLTHAALDAGFVDSSHFSRMFRQTFGMTPSSVLKPLKEIARI
- a CDS encoding diguanylate cyclase; translation: MPPRWLATLQQAHRCFQCRLWLLLCASVLLATQALAGERALDTSRMDNRPVSLTEYFAVLEDPGKALGVQDVQRPGVASRFTGGTASGESLNISYTASAIWLRLHLQNTSAAPLVRMLEIANPLLAELTLYQPVDGRGYQALETGYALPFAARPHASRFFVLPIALPAHADQALYLRVATPNAMILPAKLWEPQAFHAHERSDYVFQALYFGAALAIILYNLMLFVALRDTSYLLYVVSAAFSALTVAAFVGVGTEYIWGDRPQITMLATNVSLAIALTAFLLFTRRMLFTAERVPRLDQLLKLFVLVNIAFCGLLVLWFGHFARLFVINYALTAVLLLVTGTVCAFKRERSAYYFMAAFVVVLLALAMLSMRQLGILPTNALTTSGAQIGSALEMLLLSFALADRYNVIRREKEAAQQRLVENLRTSEANLEERVAERTQALQVLNQRLEALSTTDGLTGIANRRQFDKLLANEWLRCTRLAQPLALAMVDIDWFKKYNDCYGHQAGDECLRNFSRILAATVCRSGDMVARYGGEEFVFFAPATDAEGALNMAQKVCEELQAAALPHAFSIFGIVTASIGVAVMVPREGQDPSALIQAADASLYLAKTQGRNRAVLAAMVA
- a CDS encoding CHAD domain-containing protein, whose amino-acid sequence is MDIQPKLALPTNPSHAPRQAKPPVLTTDMATPVAALHVLREAFSHFTTNLNNLQHADDPELVHQARVGWRRFKTSLKLFQAFTHASTPPELQSLRPLLDALGALRDLEVASLETLPMLANAYTDGDRTRQGHWRAMEQALAHAADQQRDRLHHALSQPQTGAALLALTQWLESDLAQLAQDAVVDPKNSLQDWARQHIRHWHSQLKAALARTTDADSAHRTRILAKRLRYGIEALRPLLPQRRAKHWHLQASQLQNEMGSQRDVQQALAIAAGLPVDPSLLEFLRGVAVGQTQNR
- a CDS encoding GNAT family N-acetyltransferase; translation: MAPSQPLAIKVFWAQHLDEVRAAQRLRYDIFAGEMGARLSTTLPGHDIDLFDNFCEHLLVCDEITGQVIGTYRVLTPVQAQRVGSTYSDTEFDLTRLRSLRERMVELGRSCVHKDFRHGGVIMALWGALGAFMVRNQLDTMIGCASIPMLHNGVVSGDLAASIWRKVAATHLAPIEYHVRPRLPLPIEQLDASLDVEPPALIKGYLRLGSKVLGPPAWDPDFNSADLPMLMRLEDLPARYRKHFLGA
- a CDS encoding UDP-2,3-diacylglucosamine diphosphatase, yielding MRAGPDAFAPLMQGMFAGAHSDRKDDDDDDKPGRRYRAIFVSDIHLGTAGCQAQALLGFLKAHPSDTLYLVGDIVDGWQLRRRWYWPQSHNDVVQKLLRRARKGCKVIFIPGNHDEFARGFLGHEFGGIEVREDAVHTTADGRRLWITHGDYFDGVIQCAKWLAFLGDNLYEFTLRLNRHLNNLRGRMGLPYWSLSAYLKQKVKTALNYVTDFEVAVANAARSLGHDGVVCGHIHRAEMRDINGILYCNDGDWVESRSALVEHMDGRLELIYWNAEQTSTALVHSAQEVAA
- a CDS encoding glycosyltransferase family 1 protein, whose amino-acid sequence is MKLALVTDAWQPQVNGVVTTLVELVREMEVLGHQVEVIHPGLFDTRPCPGYAGIDLAVRPAKALARRLDAIGADVIHLATEGPLGWAARRYCLRRGLSFTTAFHTRFPEILKAAIGLPLWIGYALFRHFHRPSSGVLVPTDNVLRMLQARGFRNLRNWTHGVDVRLFQYQEEPQVYAPLGVLARPVSLYVGRVSYEKNIEAFLRLDVPGTKVVCGVGPLEANLRERYPHVRWLGVLPRGVLAQVYAAADVFVMPSRSETFGLVMLEAMACGTPVAAYPVDGPLEVVGEPACGGALHADLASAWYQALSIPRHAARARAQAFSWVHASHLFVGHLVPAHHDAPGGKELPVHTTVTQLSSRS
- the ppk1 gene encoding polyphosphate kinase 1, with protein sequence MLPFLRRSPLHATDKPSNKAPDLLDRDHSILAFNERVLDWAVRSDVPLLERLRYLCIVSSNLDEFFEVRAEPHVIAMQAGDRKGQFSVASFERLAASLHDMVARQYALYNEELLPAFERLGIKIVSHGDRNPAQRQWVKQYFEREVRPLLIPVGLDPSHPFPQVANKSLNFIVRLGGPDAFGRENEIAIVKVPRVLPRIVRMPAKVSGTRTLFVSLSSVIRAHLSELFVGRHVGQFSQFRVTRHSDLAVDEDDVQNLRMALRQGLVHRHYGQAVRLEVSAGCSEYLSDFLLQQFDLPAGALYRVHGPVNLVRLTQLIDLVDRPDLCFPPYKASYPARMHSNLSVFDQLKQGDILIHQPFESFDAVLEFLRQAVSDPQVLAIKQTIYRTGPNSELMDLLREAVRKGKEVTVVVELKARFDEEANINWAEMLESIGAQVLYGVVGLKTHAKMMLITRREGKALKRYGHLSTGNYNPRTARLYTDVSHITADPALTTDMEHVFVHLASQSKLPPLRKLWFAPFYLHRKLIDRIDTLGAAAARGMEARIVVKMNSLTDEALIRSLMRAGSNGVKIDLIVRGACMLPAQVPGHTENIRVRSIIGRFLEHSRVFYFREGDVEDLYLSSADWMNRNMVRRVELAWPVTDPVQRQRIVDECLVAYLHDGVDAWDLGPDGTYTRKQGDGKKPVHGAQAALMARYADTGKSNGA